A window from Pichia kudriavzevii chromosome 5, complete sequence encodes these proteins:
- a CDS encoding uncharacterized protein (PKUD0E04440; similar to Saccharomyces cerevisiae YDL222C (FMP45) and YNL194C (YNL194C); ancestral locus Anc_2.55), with protein sequence MNLRNTVTPLTASIAILFLLGTLLLYFLTVLSGATEHSILKRFYWLQADCSKFPGAPFSGQCRWTNYAICAVVDGYNHNCIKSAAHPFSPKDNFSSTVGVPMAFINNRNYYYYTSRIGYAFELVGISFLTFSLMALVVHLFTKFKVKLAFKGLFWSFYILAFVFTVISVALSTSAYAKGRQKFRDDGIEASLGTKTWAVAWTTVALMLINMPLLALATVEWNKGRDSFYSPDYYTTNKESYQEPLAVNPVPTSTGPWFKRRSATKNSSYSQQPPISATPAIKEEVKAGAVPLDKHPADDTLQP encoded by the coding sequence ATGAACTTGAGGAACACAGTAACCCCGCTAACCGCTTCCATTGcaattctttttctcttgggGACTTTGCTACTATATTTTCTTACAGTCTTGTCCGGTGCTACAGAACACTCAATCTTGAAGAGATTCTATTGGCTTCAAGCAGATTGTTCAAAGTTCCCCGGTGCTCCCTTTAGTGGCCAATGCAGATGGACTAATTACGCCATTTGCGCCGTCGTGGACGGCTATAACCACAACTGCATAAAGTCGGCTGCACACCCATTCTCCCCAAAGGATAACTTTAGCTCCACAGTGGGAGTTCCAATGGCCTTTATCAATAATAGAAATTACTACTACTACACGAGCAGAATCGGTTACGCCTTTGAATTAGTGGGAATCTCCtttttgacattttctCTAATGGCCCTTGTTGTCCACCTCTTTACAAAGTTTAAAGTCAAGTTGGCCTTTAAGGGCCTCTTTTGGTCCTTCTACATATTGGCCTTTGTCTTCACCGTCATCTCTGTCGCATTGTCCACTTCTGCATATGCCAAGGGAAGACAAAAGTTTAGAGACGACGGCATTGAGGCTTCCCTAGGCACGAAAACCTGGGCTGTTGCTTGGACTACGGTCGCATTGATGCTAATCAACATGCCTCTCTTGGCATTGGCTACAGTAGAATGGAACAAAGGTAGAGACTCCTTTTACTCCCCAGATTACTATACTACTAATAAAGAGTCATACCAGGAACCTCTTGCTGTAAACCCAGTTCCAACCTCAACCGGCCCTTGGTTCAAGAGAAGATCAGCAACTAAAAACTCATCCTACTCGCAACAACCGCCAATCTCAGCCACTCCGGCTATAAAGGAAGAAGTTAAGGCAGGGGCTGTTCCCCTAGATAAACACCCGGCAGATGATACCCTCCAACCTTAG
- a CDS encoding uncharacterized protein (PKUD0E04450; similar to Saccharomyces cerevisiae YGL018C (JAC1); ancestral locus Anc_4.103), whose protein sequence is MPGGEDDEEEEQEHTYIHKHIHIYKLDKKFLGFIMWRLTRNYTTARKTFFQMFPQTFPNGTSFKINPRTLRKEYRHLQSISHPDLKREANERVEGDGAAEAEEGEDSSMINKAYETLMDPLKRAQYISKVEGGLDLGDDEVGKSLQFQDKEMLMEMMDVHEMLESMSTEREAEEMRSANDRKIEEIVQQLEVCFNVKDWERFAMLAVRLKYCYNIKNVLREWEAGKPINLTH, encoded by the coding sequence ATGCCAGGaggagaagatgatgaagaggaagaacaagaacacacatacatacataaacacatacacatataTAAACTAGACAAGAAATTCCTGGGATTTATCATGTGGCGACTTACACGTAACTACACGACAGCAAGGAAGACCTTCTTCCAGATGTTCCCACAGACTTTCCCCAATGGCACGTCTTTTAAGATCAATCCACGTACGTTGCGTAAGGAATATCGGCACCTCCAGTCGATCTCTCATCCAGACCTCAAGAGAGAGGCGAATGAGCGTGTGGAAGGGGATGGTGCCGctgaagcagaagaaggCGAGGACTCCTCAATGATCAATAAGGCCTATGAGACGCTTATGGATCCGTTAAAACGGGCACAGTACATATCGAAGGTTGAAGGGGGGCTGGATCTAGGAGACGACGAGGTGGGGAAGTCGTTGCAGTTTCAAGATAAGGAGATGTTGATGGAGATGATGGACGTCCACGAGATGCTTGAGAGTATGAGCACGGAGAGGGAAGCCGAGGAGATGAGGAGTGCCAACGATCGAAAGATTGAAGAGATTGTCCAGCAGCTGGAAGTGTGTTTCAATGTCAAGGACTGGGAGAGGTTTGCCATGTTGGCAGTGAGGTTGAAGTACTGTTACAACATCAAGAATGTGTTGCGGGAATGGGAAGCAGGCAAGCCCATCAACTTGACGCATTAG
- a CDS encoding uncharacterized protein (PKUD0E04455), whose amino-acid sequence MAGHFGRHLLHADKNVEKFSDFRENLIRHYKWNIKSAGIAVLFLAAIPVGLSYIGYKYQDVNCIAKRRTTSIWQAENNWVPRS is encoded by the exons ATGGCCGGCCATTTTGGAAGACACT TATTACACGCAGACAAGAACGTCGAGAAGTTCTCTGACTTTAGAGAAAACCTTATCAGACACTACAAATGGAACATCAAGTCCGCCGGCATTGCAGTGCTCTTTCTTGCTGCAATCCCTGTCGGCCTCTCCTATATCGGTTACAAGTACCAGGACGTCAACTGTATCGCAAAGAGAAGAACAACTTCCATCTGGCAAGCGGAAAACAACTGGGTCCCAAGATCTTAA
- a CDS encoding uncharacterized protein (PKUD0E04460; similar to Saccharomyces cerevisiae YPR119W (CLB2) and YGR108W (CLB1); ancestral locus Anc_3.452): MSRDIVQKQPVENTNTENVSQLIQRKGTDEGTGLRNNHAQRTAHQQLERQVLTDIQGQNGSKKQFPVHSHGLHETTVQSNVQAQPQGSGIQKEEESGHLTAISGMSMCSPFYTSTVQYENTSLQANKSIKIKGDESLISERKDDVDRYRGTSLKRCAPVETEDELIEADQTQESKRLRLDTEENDEEEEDAGVVERIGISHDEQGWDDLDSGDFDDPLMVSEYVQDIFEYLHELELRTLPNPNYLQMQRNLRPKMRSILVDWLVEVHLKFKLLPETLYLSINIMDRFLSKELVQVDRLQLLATGSLFIAAKYEEVYSPSIKNYAYVTDGAFSEDEILGAERFILEILNFDMSYPNPMNFLRRISKADDYDVNTRTIGKYLLEITIIDHKFIGYLPSLCCAGAMYISRKMIGKNDWNKNLIHYSGGYKAEDLEEVCIMIMDYLVSPIIHEEFFKKYASRKFMKVSILARQWAKRLLNERKNIMEDI, translated from the exons ATGTCTAGG GATATTGTACAGAAACAACCGGTAGAGAATACCAATACAGAGAATGTATCACAGTTGATACAGCGTAAGGGGACTGACGAAGGAACGGGATTGCGAAACAACCATGCCCAGCGCACAGCGCATCAACAATTAGAGAGGCAGGTGTTGACAGATATCCAAGGACAGAATggttcaaagaaacaatttcCTGTCCATAGCCATGGATTGCATGAGACAACGGTACAATCAAATGTACAGGCGCAACCGCAAGGAAGTGGAATACagaaggaagaagaaagtgGACATTTAACTGCCATCAGTGGAATGTCAATGTGTTCACCATTTTATACGAGCACAGTTCAGTATGAGAACACCAGTTTGCAAgcaaataaatcaatcaaaatcaaggGCGACGAATCGTTAATTAGCGAGCGGaaagatgatgttgatcGTTATCGAGGAACTTCGTTAAAGAGATGTGCGCCAGTTGAGACTGAAGATGAGCTAATTGAGGCTGATCAGACACAGGAGAGTAAACGTTTAAGGTTGGATACCGAAGAAAACgatgaggaggaggaagatgCTGGTGTTGTTGAGAGGATTGGGATTTCACATGATGAACAAGGATGGGATGATCTAGATTCTGGAGATTTTGATGATCCTCTGATGGTGAGTGAATATGTtcaagatatttttgaatatttacATGAATTGGAGCTGAGAACTTTGCCGAATCCAAACTACTtacaaatgcaaagaaatTTAAGACCCAAGATGAGGAGTATATTAGTTGATTGGCTGGTTGAGGTCCACCTCAAATTTAAGTTACTGCCGGAGACCCTTTATTTATCGATCAATATAATGGATAGGTTTTTATCGAAGGAGTTAGTACAGGTGGATCGATTGCAACTACTAGCCACTGGTTCGTTGTTTATAGCGGCAAAATACGAGGAAGTTTACTCACCATCAATTAAGAACTATGCATATGTCACCGATGGAGCGTTCTCAGAGGATGAAATTCTTGGAGCTGAACGGTTTATATTGGAAATTCTAAATTTTGACATGTCGTATCCGAATCCAATGAACTTCTTGCGTCGAATCTCCAAAGCTGACGATTATGATGTCAACACGCGGACAATCGGAAAGTACCTCTTGGAGATAACTATTATCGACCATAAATTCATTGGCTACTTGCCGTCCTTGTGTTGTGCTGGTGCAATGTATATATCACGAAAAATGATTGGCAAGAACGATTGGAATAAAAACCTGATTCACTATTCCGGTGGTTACAAGGCCGAAGATTTGGAGGAAGTGTGTATAATGATCATGGACTACCTTGTGAGTCCTATTATACACGAggagtttttcaaaaagtaTGCCTCGAGGAAGTTTATGAAGGTTTCTATATTGGCTAGGCAATGGGCTAAAAGGCTGCTGAATGAGCGCAAAAATATCATGGAGGATATATAA
- a CDS encoding uncharacterized protein (PKUD0E04470), which produces MLTVSNTYKDTSSQGVLKMLGITTSMTRKRKATGKTVSSKEIPGFSKWIASEVYIEDRIVESTLETLSLNMIENIDWMNNAMDDILYIGTADFEDLDNEESGKVGIAERDEKIDENDKGIQNRKENDNGDENIKGNENDNKKDIEKKDRILNEHENENGNQNENKNTNNNGEKDVNGYQHDSSMKNDKGNQKADVQSNISPVQPEGNSFLLLKSPRRYRSPSSPIKESNRRQIEIIKNTTTLLVEQEHDIQATEYADGSNDSFDMIRNDIRKSFAAKQKILELKTSPYKPDTKTSPSKNEKKSPEEEIKELSRLIDHASDGIFSDESDDTTLNLKTLEKIELSQVKKKSSNGYKSPIKFSEMPMLEPLTLGSTRKKSIIKKTSLPRLKSRPSGATPSHGMVFEERRLDDKRKSLRKSISDRKSLTLQLKPLPKDTFMSANTSTDEPTIKLNRNFTKKVKQEREKHEKERYERVLMEKEKREKKRKEEEENERERERKKTIKEEKEKENKNPYKTPTQSTKTNSEKNDLISRLMQPTESSRRKSRHSTIGSPNKSAKTSTKTTPRHAVSKLDSTSAVKLNAPVLVPTAAATMPSLLPALDLGNERRSPLKKQQLPLTKRSLKSSTDFDQYKNRPLDGDVELGGMLYHHRKNNSIAGGSRIPVLKKSHLVSNTIKPIIKTTDTATSTNILPDDIPMLASENEDEGPETSHYVPSGDDGEWFSEKNLQRQLYIQRGVNPESVFGKPAKFECETVFGRKYGPNVNFDWSMYRPPTTEERAAYMKSMRYGL; this is translated from the coding sequence ATGTTGACTGTCTCAAATACTTATAAAGATACTTCAAGCCAGGGCGTTCTCAAGATGCTTGGAATTACAACATCCATGACACGGAAGAGGAAGGCCACGGGAAAGACGGtttcttccaaagaaaTTCCTGGATTTTCCAAGTGGATAGCCTCTGAAGTGTACATTGAGGATAGAATTGTGGAATCTACATTGGAGacattatctttgaatatgATTGAGAATATTGATTGGATGAATAATGCGATGGATGACATTCTTTATATTGGAACTGCAGATTTCGAAGATTTGGATAATGAAGAGAGCGGGAAAGTTGGAATTGCAGAGagagatgaaaaaattgatgagaACGACAAAGGGATTCAAAATAGAAAGGAAAACGACAATGGAGATGAGAATATAAAAGGAAATGAGAACGACAACAAGAAggatattgaaaagaaagataGAATATTGaatgaacatgaaaatgaaaacgGAAATCAaaacgaaaacaaaaacacaaacaacaaTGGAGAAAAGGATGTAAATGGTTACCAACATGACAGCAGCATGAAAAATGACAAGGGAAATCAAAAAGCTGATGTTCAGTCAAACATATCGCCAGTACAACCTGAAGGAAACTCTTTTTTATTGCTGAAATCTCCTAGACGATATCGGTCGCCATCGTCCCCGATAAAAGAAAGTAATCGTCGACAGATTGAGATAATTAAAAACACAACAACATTATTAGTGGAACAAGAGCATGATATTCAAGCGACCGAGTATGCTGATGGAAGTAACGACTCATTTGACATGATAAGGAATGATATCAGAAAGTCTTTTGCAGCCAAGCAgaaaattttggaattgaaaacGTCGCCCTACAAACCCGATACCAAGACTTCACCTTCTAAgaatgaaaagaaaagtcCAGAGgaggaaatcaaagaattgtCACGACTTATTGACCATGCTAGTGATGGGATATTTAGTGATGAAAGTGACGATACAACGTTAAACTTGAAAACCCTTGAGAAGATAGAACTATCTCaggtgaagaaaaaatcaagcaATGGGTACAAATCGCCTATTAAGTTTTCGGAAATGCCAATGCTAGAGCCTTTGACGTTAGGTTCGACCCGTAAGAAATCGATTATCAAGAAGACAAGTTTACCGAGGCTCAAAAGTAGACCATCTGGAGCTACGCCTAGTCATGGGAtggtttttgaagaaaggCGACTTGAtgacaaaagaaaaagcttGCGAAAGAGCATTTCGGATAGGAAGAGTCTGACCTTACAACTAAAGCCATTACCCAAGGACACGTTTATGAGTGCTAACACTTCTACCGATGAACCCACGATCAAGCTCAACCGTAATTTCACCAAGAAGGTGAAGCAGGAACGGGAGAAACATGAAAAGGAGAGATATGAAAGGGTCCTaatggaaaaggaaaaacgagagaagaaaaggaaagaagaagaggaaaacgAAAGGGAAagggaaagaaagaagacaataaaagaggaaaaggaaaaggagaaTAAAAATCCTTACAAGACACCCACTCAAAGTaccaaaacaaattcagaaaaaaatgacttgatttcaagattgATGCAACCGACAGAGTCTAGTCGAAGGAAAAGTCGACACTCTACCATTGGATCTCCCAATAAATCTGCTAAAACAAGTACGAAAACCACACCCCGTCATGCAGTTAGTAAATTGGACAGTACTTCTGCTGTTAAGCTGAATGCACCTGTTCTTGTTCCTACTGCAGCTGCAACGATGCCTTCGCTTTTACCTGCTCTTGATCTCGGTAATGAACGAAGGTCGCCGCTCAAGAAGCAACAGTTACCATTAACGAAACGAAGCTTGAAGTCTTCGACAGATTTCGATCAATACAAAAATAGGCCACTAGATGGAGACGTTGAACTAGGTGGGATGCTCTACCATCATAGAAAGAATAACAGCATTGCTGGTGGTAGCAGGATACCTGTTCTAAAAAAGAGTCATTTAGTTTCAAACACTATCAAGCCTATAATCAAGACTACTGACACGGCTACGAGCACCAACATTCTGCCCGATGATATTCCAATGCTAGCTTCCGAGAACGAAGATGAAGGTCCCGAGACTTCCCACTATGTTCCGTCTGGAGATGATGGTGAATGGTTTTCCGAGAAGAACCTCCAACGGCAGCTTTACATACAACGTGGGGTGAATCCCGAAAGTGTTTTCGGAAAACCTGCCAAGTTTGAATGTGAGACAGTTTTTGGGAGGAAATACGGTCCCAACGTGAACTTTGACTGGAGTATGTATCGGCCTCCTACTACTGAAGAGAGGGCAGCCTACATGAAATCTATGCGGTACGGGTTATAG